Sequence from the Microbacterium sp. AZCO genome:
GCGCGGCGCCCGGCTCGGGCTGCACGCGCACCCACGAGATCGAGAAGCGGTACCGGTCGACCCCCAGCCGTGCGAGGAGAGCCACGTCCTCCCCCGACCGGCGGTAGCTGTCCGGCCCCGGATCGGCGACGGAGCCGTCGCGCACCAGACCCGGAGTGTCGACGAAGTCGTCCCAGATGGATCGGCCTCGCCCGTCGGCCGTGCGCGACCCCTCCACCTGGAACGCGGCGGTGGCCGACGACCAGCGGAACCCCGGCGGAAACGGCGAGAGATCGGCGAGGGGATGTTCGGGCACGCGGACTCCTTCGTCGCGAGCTGCGCACTCGGGTGGGCGTGCGCACCGCTCGCGTCGATCATGCATCATCGGAGGGTCGTTCTCCGACCGGTTCGCCGAGTCGGTGGATGGATGAGCTAGCTGGTAGACTCGGTGATTGGTTTGCGCGTGGGTCCCACCCTGCGCGCGCCGGAGGCGCCCCTCTACCGCTGGCCGGCAATCATCCGATTCACTCCGAAACGAAAGAACGTCGACACGTGGCGAACATCAAGTCGCAGATCAAGCGCAACAAGACCAACGAGAAGGCGCACGAGCGCAACAAGGCCGTCAAGAGCGAGCTGAAGACCGCTGTGCGCCGCACGCGCGAGGCGATCACGGCCGGCGACAAGGCCGCCGCTGAGAAGGCTCTCGGCACCGCGACCAAGAAGCTCGACAAGGCCGTGAGCAAGGGTGTCATCCACCAGAACCAGGCGGCGAACCGCAAGTCGGCCATCGCCAAGCAGGTCGCGGCGCTCTGACGCTTCCCGTCAGCTGACATCCGAAGGCCCGTCCCGAGAGGGGCGGGCCTTCGTCGTTCCGGCGGCGCCGATCAGGAGCCGTACGGCGCGCGTGTCGAGATGACGGTCACGAGTCGCTCGAGCGCGAACACGGAGTCGCGCGACGCGCCCTTGACCTCGGCATCCGCTCGTGCGGCCGCCTGGATCGCCATGCCGAGGGTCGTCTCGGTCCAGCCCGAGAGGTCACGACGGGCGCGGTCGACCTGCCAGTCCTTCAGCCCGAGCCGCCCGGCGAGTGCGGCCGCCGGCTCGCGGCTTCCCGCGACGCGGGCCATCGTGCGCAGCTTCGAGGCGATCGCCGCGACGAGCGGCACCGGGTCGGCGCCCGAGGCGAGTGCGTGCCGGAGCGCGATGAGCGCCTCGCCGTAACGGCCGGCGATCGCCGTGTCTGCGACGGTGAAGGCCGACGTCTCGACGCGGCCGCCGTAGTAGCGCTCGACGACCTGCTCGGTGATGTCGCCGGGGACGTCGGCGATGAGCTGCTGACACGCCGCGGCGAGCTCGGTGAGGTCGTCCGCGAAGGCGGAGACGAGCGAACGGAGCGCCGCGGGTGCGATGCGCTTTCGGGCGGTCTGGAACTCTCCCGCGGCGAAGTCGAAGCGATCGCTGTCTCGCTTGACCGCGGGGCACGCGATCTCGGCGCCGCCGCCCTGCCCCGCACGGATCGCGTCGAGGAGCTTCTTGCCGCGGACGGTGGCACCGGTGTGGCGCAGCACGACGGTCGCGCCGTCCTGCGGCGCCGCGAGGTACGACAGTGCTTCGTTCAGGAAAGCGTCGGAGCACTTCTCGACCCCTGACACCCGCACGAGGCGCGGCTCGCCGAACAGTGACGGCGACGTCACGGCGAGGAGCGTGCCCTGCGCGTAGTCGTCGGCGCGGATGTCGGACACTTCGAGACTCGGATCCTCGGCGCGCAGGTAGTCGCGGAGCCCCGCGATGGCGCGCTCGGCGCACACCTCTTCGGGCCCGGACACGAGCACGATGGGCGCCGGCTGCGGCTCGCGCCAGGACAGCTGCGGAATGGCGCTCCGCGTCTTGGCGGGGGCGGAGCGTCGCGCGGTCGGGGCCATTCGTCCAGCCTAGCCAGGGGCACCGACGCGAGCCCGTCGCTCGCGCCACACCTCGAGCCCGTGGTCCGCGAGCCAGAGCGCCACGGTCCCCTCGAGGTCGGTGCGGGCGACGATGGCGCCGACGTCGGTCAGGACGTCGAGGGTCTCCTGACGCGGATGCCCGTAGTCGTTGCCGAGACCGACGGAAATGAGGGCCAGGCTCGGTCGGGCCGCGACGTAGAGGCCCGGGTCCTGATCCGCGCTGCCGTGGTGCGCGACCTTGACGACGTCGTAGGGCGGATCGAGCATCCCGGACGCCTCGATCGCACGCTGCGGCGATGCGGAGAGGTCGCCGAGGAACAGCGACGCCGGCACTCCCCCGCCTCGGATGTCGATCGTGACGCTCGAGTCGTTGCCGGGCGCGTAGGCGCGGCTCTCCGCGCGCGGCCAGATCACGCGGTACGTCGCGGAGCCGAGAGCGCCCTGCATGCCCGCGTCGGCGTCCACGAGCTCGGCGCCACCGGCTGCAAGGGCGTCGAGCACGCGCTGGTGCACCGCCGTGTCGACGGGACCGTGCAGCACGCGATCGACCCGCCCGACGACCGCATCGACGCCACCCGCGTGGTCTGCGTCGTAATGGGTGAGTACGAGGAGGTCGAGATGATGGATGCTGGTGCGGGCGAGGCATCCCTCCAGCGCTTTCGGATCGGGTCCCGTGTCGACGAG
This genomic interval carries:
- the rpsT gene encoding 30S ribosomal protein S20; protein product: MANIKSQIKRNKTNEKAHERNKAVKSELKTAVRRTREAITAGDKAAAEKALGTATKKLDKAVSKGVIHQNQAANRKSAIAKQVAAL
- the holA gene encoding DNA polymerase III subunit delta codes for the protein MAPTARRSAPAKTRSAIPQLSWREPQPAPIVLVSGPEEVCAERAIAGLRDYLRAEDPSLEVSDIRADDYAQGTLLAVTSPSLFGEPRLVRVSGVEKCSDAFLNEALSYLAAPQDGATVVLRHTGATVRGKKLLDAIRAGQGGGAEIACPAVKRDSDRFDFAAGEFQTARKRIAPAALRSLVSAFADDLTELAAACQQLIADVPGDITEQVVERYYGGRVETSAFTVADTAIAGRYGEALIALRHALASGADPVPLVAAIASKLRTMARVAGSREPAAALAGRLGLKDWQVDRARRDLSGWTETTLGMAIQAAARADAEVKGASRDSVFALERLVTVISTRAPYGS